The following are encoded in a window of Fusarium verticillioides 7600 chromosome 6, whole genome shotgun sequence genomic DNA:
- a CDS encoding succinate-semialdehyde dehydrogenase yields the protein MANAIPQLRDPSLFIQKNFINNEWVDSISGKTFNVYDPATGSTIGSCPESTPEDAESAIQAASAALPVWKSATGRDRSRILRQWYELVLDNKDDLATLITLENGKSKADAAGEVLFAASFIEWFAEEAPRIYGDIISHSQSSFRISTLKEPIGVCGLITPWNFPAAMIARKLAPALAAGCTSILKPAFETPFTANALLSLLSRTSLPPGVVNSITAHANTPSIGQTLCSSNIVRKISFTGSTRVGKLLMSQSSGTLKKMSLELGGNAPFIVFDDADLDVAVKAAVTSKFKSLGQTCVCSNRIFVQKGVYDEFLRRLREEVGKFKVGSGFDPKTTHGPLISAAAVQRLEGLVSEAVHGGAKVECGGLALKDQGSNFFAPTILSNVDTSMRVVDEEIFGPVAPVFSFDEEEAIVQVANKCDVGLASYIFTQDLNRATRITEQLQFGMVAVNSGVVSDAAAPFGGVKHSGLGREGSKYGIDDYLQIKTVVLGNVSVQHRALL from the exons ATGGCTAACGCAATTCCCCAGCTGAGGGatccttctctcttcattcaGAAGAACTTTATCAACAATGAGTGGGTAGACTCCATCTCAGGCAAGACTTTCAATGTTTATG ACCCCGCGACGGGGTCGACCATCGGCTCATGTCCTGAGTCAACCCCTGAAGATGCGGAGAGTGCCATTCAAGCCGCTTCAGCCGCTCTTCCGGTCTGGAAATCAGCTACAGGACGGGACCGCTCAAGGATTCTGCGACAGTGGTACGAGTTGGTTCTGGATAACAAGGACGACCTAGCGACGCTTATTACGTTGGAGAACGGCAAGTCCAAGGCCGATGCAGCTGGTGAGGTTCTCTTTGCGGCGAGCTTCATCGAGTGGTTTGCCGAGGAGGCGCCACGTATTTATGGTGATATCATCTCCCACAGCCAGTCGAGCTTCAGGATCTCTACCTTGAAAGAGCCCATTGGCGTATGCGGCCTCATCACACC ATGGAACTTCCCAGCCGCAATGATTGCTCGGAAACTCGCTCCAGCCCTCGCCGCTGGCTGCACCTCGATTCTAAAACCCGCCTTCGAAACACCATTCACGGCCAATGCgctcctctctctcctctcccgCACGTCACTCCCACCCGGCGTTGTCAACTCCATTACCGCACATGCTAACACCCCCTCGATCGGCCAAACCCTCTGCTCCTCCAATATTGTTCGCAAAATCTCCTTCACTGGCTCGACACGCGTAGGCAAGCTTCTTATGAGCCAATCCAGCGGGACCCTAAAGAAGATGAGTCTGGAGCTAGGTGGTAATGCGCCCTTTATAgtgtttgatgatgcagatCTGGACGTTGCTGTGAAAGCAGCTGTGACGAGTAAGTTCAAGTCTTTGGGTCAGACTTGCGTGTGCTCGAACCGCATCTTTGTACAGAAGGGGGTGTATGATGAGTTtttgaggaggctgagggaGGAAGTCGGCAAGTTCAAGGTTGGGTCTGGGTTTGATCCCAAGACAACGCATGGACCTCTCATCTCTGCGGCGGCTGttcaaagacttgaaggTCTCGTGAGCGAGGCGGTGCATGGCGGTGCCAAGGTCGAGTGCGGCGGTTTAGCCCTCAAGGATCAAG GCTCCAATTTCTTCGCCCCAACGATTCTCAGCAACGTGGACACCTCCATGCGCGTTGTAGACGAGGAGATCTTCGGCCCTGTGGCCCCAGTTTTCAgcttcgatgaagaagaagccatcgtccAGGTCGCCAACAAATGCGATGTCGGCCTTGCCTCCTACATCTTCACACAGGATCTGAACCGCGCGACGAGAATCACCGAACAGCTTCAATTCGGCATGGTCGCAGTCAATAGTGGCGTTGTATCTGACGCTGCTGCTCC CTTTGGCGGAGTCAAACACTCGGGTCTTGGTCGCGAGGGAAGCAAGTACGGCATCGATGATTACCTACAGATCAAGACGGTGGTGCTGGGCAACGTCAGTGTGCAACACCGCGCCCTCTTGTAG
- a CDS encoding monoamine oxidase (At least one base has a quality score < 10), with product MCNVKTVDLENTSGAYFAAGTLSSASPTLQVSGQVGSAKDGTVPADYESQIHLALLNLRKILIAAGARVENITKLTVYVVNYDAANRKHTRHIQKFLRGHRPAMTLVPVDKLAMPQWLFEIDATVALPPAEAPSRPPTLAAASEKHDVVIVGAGLAGLTAAHELIRAGLSCVVLEARDRVGGKTWSQELPSGAVVDLGAAWINDTNQSRIIALAKRYGADLIEQNTNGNCVLQNDKGEISLFPYGDIPKFDEESRRNIEIIRDMAERDCQALDTWNPRDTSLDSMTFEAYLRSRGASEAALATGTVWTRAMLGQDPKDISALYFLNYCKSGGGLMQMRSDRKHGGQYLRVRQGTQLFANGLASSLPADTVRLSTPVKSIVQNGEAGSVLVQTSSGRVISARKVITTVPGPALRSISFYPGLPHVKQLWAESLSYGYYTKAIMEFKSPFWVEAGICGLVNSFTGPAAVVRDTSAPQSNKHVLTCFMAADHDRAWGALPSQAEKEAALLKQLKSLYGANNIEDLFISLTYHEWSGDEWSGFGCPCTALPPGLLDTVGGDSLRQPAGDLHFAGTETAGEWKGYMEGAVRSGERVAGEVVKDLKVGIVCRL from the exons ATGTGCAACGTCAAGACAGTCGACCTCGAGAACACCTCGGGCGCCTACTTCGCTGCTGGTACTCTCTCCTCAGCTTCGCCGACTCTCCAAGTCTCCGGCCAGGTCGGCAGTGCCAAAGACGGCACCGTCCCAGCCGACTACGAATCCCAGATTCATCTTGCGCTCCTCAATCTGCGCAAGATCCTCATCGCAGCAGGCGCGCgtgtcgagaacatcaccaAGCTTACCGTCTACGTCGTAAACTATGACGCGGCCAACAGGAAGCACACGCGGCACATCCAGAAGTTCCTGAGGGGCCACAGGCCGGCCATGACTCTGGTCCCGGTCGATAAGCTGGCGATGCCGCAGTGGCTGTTTGAGATCGACGCGACTGTCGCCCTGCCGCCAGCTGAAGCCCCATCTCGCCCTCCTACTCTTGCAGCAGCCTCGGAAAAGCACGACGTGGTCATTGTGGGAGCCGGTCTTGCGGGCTTGACGGCCGCTCATGAGCTCATCCGCGCTGGCCTCTCGTGTGTGGTTCTGGAAGCTCGTGATCGCGTCGGAGGCAAGACCTGGAGCCAGGAGCTGCCCTCTGGCGCTGTGGTTGACCTCGGTGCTGCCTGGATCAATGATACGAACCAGAGCAGAATCATTGCCTTGGCCAAGAGATATGGCGCCGATCTGATTGAGCAGAACACCAACGGGAACTGCGTGCTTCAGAACGACAAGGGAGAGATCTCCTTATTTCCTTATGGCGATATCCCCAAA TTCGATGAGGAATCTCGAAGGAACATCGAGATCATCCGGGATATGGCCGAGAGGGACTGCCAGGCTCTGGATACCTGGAACCCGAGAGACACGTCCCTCGATTCCATGACCTTTGAGGCCTACCTTCGATCCCGAGGAGCCAGCGAAGCGGCACTGGCTACGGGAACGGTTTGGACGCGTGCGATGTTGGGCCAGGACCCAAAGGACATCTCGGCTCTGTACTTTCTCAACTACTGCAAGTCTGGAGGTGGCCTGATGCAGATGCGGTCTGACCGCAAGCATGGCGGGCAGTACTTGCGTGTAAGACAGGGAACACAGCTGTTCGCCAATGGCCTTGCTTCAAGTCTCCCAGCTGATACAGTGCGTCTCTCAACGCCGGTCAAGTCCATCGTCCAGAACGGCGAAGCTGGCTCCGTTCTCGTGCAGACCTCGTCAGGCAGAGTCATCTCAGCTCGCAAGGTCATCACGACTGTGCCGGGGCCTGCCCTCAGATCCATCTCCTTCTACCCCGGGCTGCCCCACGTCAAGCAGCTGTGGGCCGAGTCATTGTCCTACGGATACTACACAAAGGCAATAATGGAGTTCAAGTCGCCGTTCTGGGTTGAAGCCGGAATATGCGGCCTCGTCAACTCCTTCACCGGCCCTGCGGCAGTTGTTCGCGATACTTCCGCTCCGCAGAGCAACAAGCATGTCCTCACCTGCTTCATGGCGGCAGATCACGACCGCGCATGGGGTGCCCTTCCGAGCCAAGCTGAGAAAGAGGCTGCGCTgctcaaacagctcaagagcCTCTACGGTGCCAACAACATCGAGGACTTGTTCATCTCACTGACGTACCACGAATGGAGCGGAGATGAGTGGTCTGGCTTCGGATGCCCTTGCACGGCTCTGCCGcctggtcttcttgacacaGTGGGCGGAGATAGCCTCAGGCAGCCGGCTGGGGACCTGCATTTTGCTGGCACAGAGACAGCTGGCGAGTGGAAGGGGTACATGGAGGGCGCGGTGCGTAGTGGTGAGCGGGTGGCCGGTGAGGTCGTGAAAGACCTGAAGGTAGGTATTGTCTGCCGCCTATAG
- a CDS encoding L-fuculose-phosphate aldolase produces MSTSITQTEERKLDATVSLFSTQQSTTAATSGTIPASLATGGYEFPGIPKFTDLYKKRQWQLEHMAGAFRVFARKGFTEGTAGHISVRDPVEPDTFWINPLGKHFGMLKASDMVWINEEGQVIGGNRVAVNAAGFIIHSAIHKARPDIHAACHMHSRFGKAWSAFGKPVDIINQDACLFHGIQAVYDDFGGVVLGEDEGTKLVEALGDKGRVMLLQNHGLLTTGGTVDEAAYLFTALERTCEVQLMVEATGLEKKTVSDEAAEFTHKVNADPETLYTEFQPDFEYEIWKSKGELSKGEQFCA; encoded by the exons ATGTCTACCAGCATAACACAGACTGAAGAGCGAAAGCTCGACGCTACAGTCTCCTTGTTTTCGACTCAGCAATCGACGACTGCAGCGACATCGGGTACTATCCCGGCCTCCCTAGCCACTGGCGGATACGAGTTTCCCGGCATTCCCAAGTTCACCGACCTATACAAGAAGCGCCAATGGCAGCTCGAACACATGGCCGGCGCGTTCAGGGTGTTTGCCCGCAAGGGGTTCACAGAAGGCACAGCTGGACACATCTCTGTCCGAGACCCTGTCGAACCGGACACCTTTTGGATCAACCC CCTTGGGAAGCACTTTGGcatgctcaaggccagcgaCATGGTTTGGATTAACGAAGAAGGCCAGGTCATCGGCGGAAACAGAGTCGCAGTCAATGCCGccggcttcatcatccaCAGTGCCATCCATAAAGCCCGCCCTGACATCCATGCCGCCTGTCACATGCACTCTCGCTTCGGAAAGGCGTGGTCTGCATTTGGAAAACcagttgatatcatcaatcaGGATGCCTGTCTTTTCCACGGCATTCAGGCAGTATATGATgactttggtggtgttgtgcTCGGCGAGGACGAAGGGACAAAACTCGTCGAGGCATTGGGAGATAAGGGCAGGGTCATGCTCCTCCAGAACCACGGACTGCTGACGACCGGCGGGACGGTCGATGAGGCTGCGTACCTGTTCACCGCGTTGGAGAGGACCTGCGAGGTGCAGCTCATGGTCGAGGCGACCgggttggagaagaagactgtGAGCGATGAGGCGGCCGAGTTTACCCACAAGGTGAACGCTGATCCT GAGACACTGTACACGGAGTTTCAGCCTGACTTTGAGTATGAGATTTGGAAGTCAAAGGGCGAGTTGAGCAAGGGAGAACAATTCTGTGCATGA